From one Papio anubis isolate 15944 unplaced genomic scaffold, Panubis1.0 scaffold227, whole genome shotgun sequence genomic stretch:
- the LOC116272853 gene encoding nuclear mitotic apparatus protein 1-like isoform X2: MTMLLLYHSTMSSKSPRDWEQFEYKIQAELAVILKFVLDHEDGLNLNEDLENFLRKAPVPSTCSSTFPEELSPPSHQAKREIRFLELQKVASSSSGNNFLSGSPASPMGDILQTPQFQMRRLKKQLADERSNRDELELELAENRKLLTEKDAQIAMMQQRIDRLALLNEKQAASPLEPRELEELRDKNESLTMRLHETLKQCQDLKTEKSQMDRKISQLLEENGDLSFKLREFASHLQQLQDALNELTEEHSRATQEWLEKQAQLEKELSTALQDKKCLEEKNEILQGKLSQLEEHLALLRENPPQEKGEVLGDVLQLETLKQEAATLAANNTQLQARVETLETEQGQQEAKLLAERDHFEEEKQQLSSLIANLQSSISNLSQAKEELEQASQAHGARLTAQVASLTSELTTLNATIQQQDQELADLKQQAKEEQAQLAQTLQQQEQASQGLRHQVEQLSSSLKQKEQQLKEVAEKQEVTRRDHAQQLATAAEEREASLRERDAALQRLEALEKEKAAKLEILQQQLQVANETRDSAQTSVTQAQREKAELSQKVEELRARVETACREQHEAQAQVAELEFQLQSEQQKATEKERVAQEKDQLQEQLQALKESLKVTKGSLEEEKRRAADALEEQQRCISELKAETRSLVEQHKQEQKELEEEKAGRKGLEARLQQLGEAHQAETEVLRQELAEAIAAQRTAESECEQLVKEVAAWRERYEESQQEEAQYGAMFQEQLMTLKEECEKARQELQEAKEKVAGIESHSELQISRQQNELVELHANLARALQQVQEKEVRAQKLADDLSALQEKMAATSKEVARLETLVRKAGEQQETASRELVKEPARAGDREPEWLEEQQGRQFCSTQAALQAMEREAEQMGNELERLRAALMESQGQQQEERGQQEREVARLTQERGRAQADLALEKAAKAELEMRLQNALNEQRVEFATLQEALAHALTEKEGKDQELVKLRGLEAAQIKELEELRQTMKQLKEQLAKKEKEHASGSGAQSEAAGRTEPTGPKLEALRAEVSKLEQQCQQQQEQADSLERSLEAERASRAERDSALETLQGQLEEKARELGHSQSALASAQRELAALRTKVQDHSKAEDEWKAQVARGRQEAERKNSLISSLEEEVSILNRQVLEKEGESKELKRLVMAESEKSQKLEDRLRLLQAETASNSARAAERSSALREEVQSLREEAEKQRVASENLRQELTSQAERAEELGQELKAWQEKFFQKEQALSTLQLEHTSTQALVSELLPAKHLCQQLQAEQAAAEKRHREELEQSKQAAGGLRAELLRAQRELGELIPLRQKVAEQERTAQQLRAEKASYAEQLSMLKKAHGLLAEENRGLGERANLGRQFLEVELDQAREKYVQELAAVRADAETRLAEVQREAQSTARELEVMTAKYEGAKVKVLEERQRFQEEKQKLTAQVEELRKKLADSDQASKVQQQKLKAVQAQGGESQQEAQRLQARLNELQAQLSQKEQAAEHYKLQMEKAKTHYDAKKQQNQELQEQLQSLEHLQKENKELRAEAERLGHELQQAGLKTKEAEQTCRHLTAQVRSLEAQVAHADQQLRDLGKFQVATDALKSREPQAKPQLDLSIDSLDLSCEEGTPLSITSKLPRTQPDGTSVPGEPASPISQRLPPKVESLESLYFTPIPARSQAPLESSLDSLGDVFLDSGRKTRSARRRTTQIINITMTKKLDVEEPDSANSSFYSTRSAPASQASLRATSSTQSLARLSSPDYGNSALLSLPGYRPTTRSSARRSQAGVSSGAPPGRNSFYMGTCQDEPEQLDDWNRIAELQQRNRVCPPHLKTCYPLESRPSLSLGTITDEEMKTGDPQETLRRASMQPIQIAEGTGITTRQQRKRVSLEPHQGPGTPESKKATSCFPRPMTPRDRHEGRKQSATEAQKKAAPASTKQADRRQSMAFSILNTPKKLGNSLLRRGASKKALSKASPNTRSGTRRSPRIATTTASAATAAAIAATTATPRAKGKAKH, from the exons ATGACCATGCTGCTCTTATACCACTCTACCATGAGCTCCAAAAGTCCCAGGGACTGGGAACAGTTTGAATATAAAATTCAG gctgagttGGCTGTCATTCTTAAATTTGTGCTGGACCATGAGGATGGGCTAAACCTTAATGAGGACCTAGAGAACTTCCTACGGAAAG CTCCTGTCCCTTCTACCTGTTCTAGCACATTCCCTGAAGAGCTCTCCCCACCTAGCCACCAGGCCAAGAGGGAGATTCGCTTCCTAGAGCTACAGAAGGTTGCCTCCTCTTCCAGTGGGAACAA CTTTCTCTCAGGTTCTCCAGCTTCTCCCATGGGCGATATCCTGCAGACCCCACAGTTCCAGATGAGACGGCTGAAGAAGCAGCTTGCCGATGAGAGAAGTAATAGGGatgagctggagctggagctggctGAGAACCGCAAGCTCCTCACCGAGAAGG ATGCACAGATAGCCATGATGCAGCAGCGCATTGACCGCCTAGCCCTGCTGAATGAGAAGCAGGCAGCCAGCCCACTGGAGCCCAGGGAGCTTGAGGAGCTACGTGACAAGAATGAGAG CCTTACCATGCGGCTGCATGAAACCCTGAAGCAGTGCCAGGACCTGAAGACAGAGAAGAGCCAGATGGATCGCAAGATCAGCCAGCTTTTGGAGGAGAATGGAGACCTTTCCTTTAAG CTGCGGGAGTTTGCCAGTCACCTGCAGCAGCTACAGGATGCCCTCAATGAGCTGACAGAGGAGCACAGCAGGGCCACTCAGGAGTGGCTGGAGAAGCAGGCCCAGCTGGAGAAGGAGCTCAGCACAGCCCTGCAGGATAAG AAATGCCTTGAAGAGAAGAACGAAATCCTTCAGGGAAAACTTTCACAGTTGGAAGAACACTTGGCCCTGCTGCGGGAGAACCCACCCCAGGAGAAGGGCGAGGTGCTAGGTGATGTCTTGCAG CTGGAAACCCTGAAACAAGAGGCAGCCACTCTTGCTGCAAACAACACACAGCTCCAAGCCAGGGTGGAGACGCTGGAGACTGAGCAAGGCCAGCAGGAAGCCAAGCTGCTTGCTGAGCGGGACCACTTTGAAGAAGAAAAGCAGCAGCTATCTAGCCTGATCGCCAACCTGCAGAGCTCCATCTCCAACCTCAGCCAGGCCAAGGAAGAGCTGGAGcaggcctcccaggctcatgggGCCCGGTTGACTGCCCAGGTGGCCTCTCTGACCTCTGAGCTCACCACACTCAATGCCACCATCCAGCAACAGGATCAAGAACTGGCTGACCTGAAGCAGCAGGCCAAAGAGGAGCAGGCCCAGCTAGCACAGACCCTCCAACAGCAAGAACAGGCCTCCCAGGGCCTCCGCCACCAGGTGGAGCAGCTGAGCAGTAGCCTGAAGCAGAAGGAGCAGCAGTTGAAGGAGGTAGCAGAGAAGCAGGAGGTAACTAGGCGGGACCACGCCCAGCAACTGGCCACTGCTGCAGAGGAGCGAGAGGCCTCCTTAAGAGAGCGGGATGCGGCTCTCCAGCGGCTGGAGGCACTGGAAAAGGAGAAGGCTGCGAAGCTGGAGATTCTGCAGCAGCAACTTCAGGTGGCTAATGAAACCCGGGACAGTGCTCAGACCTCAGTGACACAGGCCCAGCGGGAGAAGGCAGAGCTGAGCCAGAAGGTGGAGGAACTCCGCGCCCGTGTTGAGACAGCCTGCCGGGAACAACATGAGGCCCAGGCCCAGGTAGCAGAGCTAGAGTTCCAGCTGCAGTCTGAGCAGCAAAAAGCAACTGAGAAAGAAAGGGTGGCCCAGGAGAAGGACCAGCTCCAGGAGCAGCTCCAGGCCCTCAAAGAGTCCTTGAAGGTCACCAAGGGCAGCCTTGAAGAGGAGAAGCGCAGGGCTGCAGATGCCCTGGAAGAGCAGCAGCGTTGTATCTCTGAGCTGAAGGCAGAGACCCGAAGCTTGGTGGAGCAGCATAAGCAGGAACAAAAGGAGCTGGAAGAAGAGAAGGCTGGGCGCAAGGGGCTGGAGGCTCGATTACAGCAGCTTGGAGAGGCCCATCAGGCCGAGACTGAAGTCCTGCGGCAGGAGCTGGCAGAGGCCATAGCTGCTCAGCGCACAGCTGAGAGTGAGTGTGAGCAGCTTGTCAAAGAAGTAGCTGCCTGGCGTGAACGGTATGAGGAGAGCCAGCAAGAGGAGGCGCAGTATGGAGCCATGTTCCAGGAACAGCTGATGACTTTGAAGGAAGAATGTGAGAAGGCCCGCCAGGAGCTGCAGGAGGCAAAGGAGAAGGTGGCAGGCATAGAATCCCACAGCGAGCTCCAGATAAGCCGGCAGCAGAATGAGCTAGTTGAGCTCCACGCCAACCTGGCCAGAGCACTCCAGCAGGTCCAAGAGAAGGAAGTCAGGGCCCAGAAGCTTGCAGACGACCTCTCCGCTCTGCAGGAAAAGATGGCTGCCACTAGCAAAGAGGTGGCCCGCTTGGAGACTTTGGTGCGCAAGGCAGGTGAGCAGCAGGAAACAGCCTCCCGGGAGTTAGTCAAGGAGCCTGCGAGGGCAGGGGACAGAGAGCCCGAGTGGCTGGAAGAGCAACAGGGACGCCAGTTCTGCAGCACACAGGCAGCGCTGCAGGCTATGGAACGGGAGGCAGAGCAGATGGGCAATGAGCTGGAGCGGCTGCGGGCCGCACTGATGGAGAGCcaggggcagcagcaggaggagcgtgggcagcaggaaagagaggtGGCACGACTGACCCAGGAGCGGGGCCGGGCCCAAGCTGATCTTGCCCTGGAGAAGGCGGCCAAAGCAGAGCTTGAGATGCGGCTGCAGAATGCCCTCAATGAGCAGCGTGTGGAGTTTGCTACCCTGCAAGAGGCACTGGCTCATGCCTTGACAGAAAAGGAAGGCAAGGACCAGGAGTTGGTCAAGCTTCGTGGCCTGGAGGCAGCCCAGATAAAAGAGCTGGAGGAACTTAGGCAAACCATGAAGCAACTGAAGGAACAGCTggctaagaaagaaaaggagcacGCATCTGGCTCAGGAGCCCAATCTGAGGCTGCTGGCAGGACAGAGCCAACAGGCCCCAAGCTGGAGGCGCTGCGGGCAGAGGTGAGCAAGCTGGAGCAGCAatgccagcagcagcaggagcaggccGACAGTCTGGAACGCAGCCTCGAGGCTGAACGGGCCTCCCGGGCTGAGCGGGACAGTGCTCTGGAGACTCTGCAGGGCCAGTTAGAGGAGAAGGCCCGGGAGCTAGGGCACAGTCAGAGTGCCTTAGCCTCGGCCCAAAGGGAGTTGGCTGCCCTCCGCACCAAGGTACAAGACCACAGCAAGGCTGAAGATGAGTGGAAGGCCCAGGTGGCCCGGGGCCGGCAAGAGGCTGAGAGGAAAAACAGCCTCATCAGCAGCTTGGAGGAGGAGGTGTCCATCCTAAATCGCCAGGTCctggagaaggagggggagagcAAGGAGTTGAAGCGGCTGGTGATGGCTGAGTCAGAGAAGAGCCAGAAGCTGGAAGACAGGCTGCGCCTGCTCCAGGCAGAGACAGCCAGCAACAGTGCCAGAGCTGCAGAGCGCAGCTCTGCTTTGCGGGAGGAGGTGCAGAGCCTCCGGGAGGAGGCCGAGAAACAGCGGGTGGCTTCAGAGAACCTGCGGCAGGAGCTGACCTCACAGGCTGAGCGTGCGGAGGAGCTGGGCCAAGAATTGAAGGCGTGGCAGGAGAAGTTCTTCCAGAAAGAGCAGGCCCTCTCCACCCTGCAGCTCGAGCACACCAGCACACAGGCCCTGGTGAGTGAGCTGCTGCCAGCTAAGCACCTCTGCCAGCAGCTGCAGGCTGAGCAGGCCGCTGCCGAGAAACGCCACCGTGAGGAGCTGGAGCAGAGCAAGCAGGCAGCTGGGGGGCTGCGGGCAGAGCTGCTGAGGGCCCAGCGGGAGCTTGGGGAGCTGATTCCTCTGCGGCAGAAGGTGGCAGAGCAGGAGCGAACAGCTCAGCAGCTGCGGGCAGAGAAGGCCAGCTATGCAGAGCAGCTGAGCATGCTGAAGAAGGCGCATGGCCTGCTGGCAGAGGAGAACCGGGGGCTGGGTGAGCGGGCTAACCTTGGCCGGCAGTTTCTGGAAGTGGAGTTGGACCAGGCCCGGGAGAAGTATGTCCAAGAGTTGGCAGCTGTACGTGCTGATGCTGAGACTCGTCTGGCTGAGGTGCAGCGGGAAGCACAGAGCACTGCCCGGGAGCTGGAGGTGATGACTGCCAAGTATGAGGGTGCCAAGGTCAAGGTCCTGGAGGAGAGGCAGCGGTtccaggaagagaagcagaaactCACTGCCCAG gtGGAAGAACTGAGGAAGAAACTGGCTGACTCTGACCAAGCCAGCAAAGTGCAGCAGCAGAAGCTGAAG GCTGTCCAGGCTCAGGGAGGTGAGAGCCAGCAGGAGGCCCAGCGCCTCCAGGCCCGGCTGAATGAACTGCAAGCCCAGTTGAGCCAGAAGGAGCAGGCAGCTGAGCACTATAAGCTGCAG ATGGAGAAAGCCAAAACTCATTATGATGCCAAGAAGCAGCAGAACCAAGAGCTGCAGGAGCAGCTGCAGAGCCTGGAGCACctgcagaaggaaaacaaagagctGCGAGCTGAAGCCGAACGGCTGGGCCATGAGCTACAGCAGGCTGGGCTGAAGACCAAGGAGGCTGAACAGACATGCCGCCACCTTACTGCCCAGGTGCGCAGCCTGGAGGCACAG GTTGCCCACGCAGACCAGCAGCTTCGAGACCTGGGCAAATTCCAGGTGGCAACTGATGCTTTAAAGAGCCGTGAGCCCCAGGCTAAGCCCCAGCTGGACTTGAGTATTGACAGCCTGGATCTGAGCTGCGAGGAGGGGACCCCACTCAGTATCACTAG CAAGCTGCCTCGTACCCAGCCAGACGGCACCAGCGTCCCTGGAGAACCAGCCTCACCTATCTCCCAGCGCCTGCCCCCCAAGGTAGAATCCCTGGAGAGTCTCTACTTCACTCCCATCCCTGCTCGGAGTCAGGCCCCCCTGGAGAGCAGCCTGGACTCCCTGGGAGATGTCTTCCTGGACTCAGGTCGTAAGACCCGCTCTGCTCGTCGGCGCACCACACAGATCATCAACATCACCATGACCAAG AAGCTAGATGTGGAAGAGCCAGACAGCGCCAACTCATCCTTCTATAGCACGCGGTCTGCTCCGGCTTCCCAGGCTAGCCTGCGAGCCACCTCCTCTACTCAGTCTCTAGCTCGCCTGAGTTCTCCCGATTATGGCAACTCAGCCCTGCTCAGCTTGCCTGGCTACCGCCCCACCACTCGCAGTTCTGCTCGTCGCTCCCAGGCCGGGGTGTCCAGTGGGGCCCCTCCAG GAAGGAACAGCTTCTACATGGGCACTTGCCAGGATGAGCCTGAGCAGCTGGATGACTGGAACCGCATTGCAGAGCTGCAGCAGCGCAATCGAGTGTGCCCCCCACACCTGAAGACCTGCTATCCCCTGGAGTCCAGG CCTTCCCTGAGCCTGGGCACCATCACAGATGAGGAGATGAAAACTGGAGATCCCCAGGAGACCCTGCGCCGAGCCAGCATGCAGCCAATCCAGATAGCCGAGGGCACTGGCATCACCACCCGGCAGCAGCGCAAACGGGTCTCCTTAGAGCCCCACCAGGGCCCTGGAACTCCTGAG TCTAAGAAGGCCACCAGCTGTTTCCCACGCCCCATGACTCCCCGAGACCGACATGAAGGGCGCAAACAGAGCGCTACTGAGGCCCAGAAGAAAGCGGCTCCAGCTTCAACTAAACAG GCTGACCGGCGCCAGTCGATGGCCTTCAGCATCCTCAACACACCCAAGAAGCTAGGGAACAGCCTGCTGCGGCGGGGAGCCTCAAAGAAGGCCCTGTCCAAGGCTTCCCCCAACACTCGCAGTGGAACCCGCCGTTCTCCACGCATCGCCACCACTACAGCCAGCGCCGCCACTGCTGCTGCCATtgctgccaccactgccaccccTCGAGCCAAGGGCAAG GCAAAGCACTAA